The DNA segment ATGGGGGGGAGCTCGGCCTGCTGCAGCTCGATGGCAGCCTCGAGGTAGGGGAGACTCTGATTCTGAGCCAGGATACGAAAGTGCTCATCAATATTTTCCCCAAACATCTGAGCCAGTTTCAGCTCCACGTCGGGCAACAGTGACGTTTCTTTCTCCCACAGCTGGTGCTTCTGCAAATGCTTGACGCCGCGCTCCACGTCCTCCTCTGCGTATTCTGGTTCCAGGCCTCGGAAGATCTGCTCATGGAGGTTCTTTGACAGCATCTGAATTTTGAGGGGATTCAGGCGTGTCTCTGTGGAGTCCTCGCCTTTGAGGGAGCGAGACCTGGTGCAGAAGTGGGAGCGTGAACACGTCCATCGCAGACAGACGAGAGACTTCTGCAGGGGACGGCGCAACACATGCAGCATCACCTCACGGGGACGTCACACTGGAGCTGGAAGACATCGAAACAACATCAGCAATACGACATGACACTTCTTAGATAGGCCTGGATTTCATTAAAGGCACAAAGTGAAATATTATACTTGAAGCGAAGGGAGTACATGGATCTAACGTTTATACAAATCAATAAGACATTAACTTATATTGTGACGTGTAATTGAGCTACTTCACTATTGTTATATGTCCTAATTATCCTGGTCTTAtcgaataaaataaaattgattgtGTGATTTTATCTCTTGGTGTTATAGAGTTAAATTTATGCTTTTACTTGTCTTCAACCACTACAAAGTTAATACCCAGCTTTAACATTATCCATTGACACGACTGAAAGCAACTGTTAAGATTAACGTTACCTTAACAACTATAGTAAACCAATACAAATAGTTAGCTGTATTATTTAGCTAAATGATGATACAACTAGCCTGCTAATGCATGTTCACCTTAATGTTTACTAACAGTGACTGATGCTAACTTGATAGCCAAACTAAATATCGAGCTAAGTCTGTTAGCTGAACAAAAGCAAACCAAAGGAATCTCACCTTGTCTTTGTGCTTTCTGGTCTAAAGTTGAAGTGAATtgacttcatttatttaaacatgtttttaaatcgCTGCACAGACGAGGAGCATATTCCTTCAGCGTgtcagcagcaacaacaacacaggcaTGACGGGGCGCTAGCGCCTCCCAGCGGATTGGATGACTGCAACCCGGCAAAGCGATCGATTGGGGAGAACAGTGAGGCAACATAACCGCTTTAGCCGTCTTCTAATATGGATAATATAcctttatatattatataaataaataaggatataaaaaaaaaactaaatatcattataattatatgTGATTTTGACTAACAATAATATCAAAATCCGATTGTTCTCCGTGTAACGGTACCTGATGGccgcgtggcctaatggatAAGGCATCTGACTTCGGATCAGGGGATTGCAGGTTCGAGTCCTGCCGCGGTCGtttgttttacatttctcaTCAGGATTGTTTCTTTCATCAAAgcatatatttgttattttttttcttccatcaaTTTCCTCTGCACTGCACAATAAACACTCCACTGATCCACTCGCATTCCCACTGAGTGACTTTGGATCTATAGCTGCTGACAAACAGTGACAGAGAAGGTTGTTTGAGTCGGTCTCATTTCACTGTGACACCGAGTTTCCTGCACCTCAGAGCAGCATCACACATCTGTCAGCCTCCCGCACGCTCCTGGAACACATCTGTCTCCCGGTCCAAATCTGTCTCCCGGTCCACCTGAGCCGCAGGTTACAGAGAACACGAGACACTGAGGTTTCtccctgtgctgtgtgttgtgtccttgTCAGACGGATGGCGGATGAAACGGAGGATGTGGAGCTGGACGAGCAGGAGAGGACGCGAGGAGGCGCAGTCATGATGAGGTGCACCGCAGGAGACGGttctatatatacagtatatacacagcATGGGAGAGAGTACATTTACTTCGTTACTGTGTTTAAGTACTTTATACTTTAggtacatttcatttttacacagcaaatatctgtatttctactcaattacatttttccaaAGCATTATGTTggattatttattctttattaaacAAGGACAATGCACAACGACATTATACATAAAATGAGAAGAGATGATTTATGCCAGATTTAGCTTCTTTTTGCAGTCCTTGGACAGGTACACAATGAAACAcaccaaatacaaaaacattcatttacatATACAACACTATCAATCTCTATCAAACAAACATACTGACAAATCGACAAGTACACATCAATTTATACCAGCACATTCATTCCATATATCGGAAAAATTGCAATTCAACGCAATCAGAAATCGAAACCACGGTCAGATTAATTTTGACATGACTGGTTGCcgaaatatttttttaacatcacgGGAGAAATAGTGAAAGTCAGAATTCAGGATTCCGAAGAGACCAGTGGACCAGTGGTTAGTTAATACGACAATACAAGTGTTTCCAGTTGCATCATCTGCACCATTCTGTAGTAATATGACAACTGTAATCTAGTTATTTCTAAGTCTACTGCAAAATTGTGTATAGCTTCAGTTATGttctttaaatttgaatttaaaattggcttcaatactctgcctcagttacttgtgtctttcaatcaccttatacttaaaatatgtgtattgtcaatatctccattagcacatACTTCTTTAAagtatatctatctatctatctatctatctatctatctatctatctatctatctatctatctatctatccatccatctatctatatatctatctatctatctatctagctttcttgaagaaaattctactttcttgattcttcttgttctgggtttttaccctcatggttgaatgcacttattgtaagtcgctttggataaaagtaaatgtaatgtaatctatctatctatctatatgaCCTATATATCTGTATTACTATTCTAttaaacagaataaacagtgGGCACAGTTAATGATGAAGtgttgcattagggaataggctacactcGACAAGTACCGTAGCAAGTACTGTACTTTCCAAAGACTAATTCTGTTTCCAAACTcaacttacttacttttactcaagtggaaaagttaatgtggtactttttactttttacttaataaaatgtctgagaacttcctccaccactgacaGATGACTGTCAAtagctttgtgttgtgttttaaatttgGCTAAAATCAGTGGAAACTTGTTAGAATTGGTTTATCTGAAATCTAATGACACTCATACTCATTAATATGGTTATATAATTTCTGTAATTGTTCTTTCTATATagcacaataaaacaacagtaaacacaTAGTAAAAAGCAAAGAAGATAAgtgaaaaagatgaaataaagtAAGATAACGATGAACCAATAGACAGACTCAAGCTGAAGTAATTGACTTGcatataaaatgtgattatatatttacacatattaTCTTTTGAAttgctcttgttttgtttgctgttgtttgctGTACAACAAAGATGTGTCACGTCTGCTGCTCCATtcatcttctcttcttctctgacatGTATCTGGCTGCAGACACCCTGTggcctccttcttccacctgtTCTTCCGAGTGCTTGCCATCGTGGCCTATCTGCTCTGTGACTGGATCAGCCAGAACTTTGCTCCGTGTTTCGTCCTGATCATAACTCTGCTTTCTTTTGACTTCTGGTCCGTCAAGGTAAGAGTGGCCAACTGCCTGTAGATCAGCCATCAATTCATCTCCTTGCTTTCCTGTGCTCTTCCCCCCCCCTGTCTTGCCCTGTTATGCACGGTCTTTGTTTGCCCTGTGTTGTGTCAGAATGTGACTGGCAGGTTGCTGGTGGGGCTGCGCTGGTGGAATCAGATCGACGAGGACGGAAGGAGCCTCTGGGTGTTTGAGGCCAAGAAAGTGAGACACTGTCATTGTCCTGTGCCATTTGGAACTTGGATGAGcatttgggggggggttgtttaaCATGGgctgttgcatgtgtgtgtgtctgtgtgtgtgtctgtgtgtgtgtttgtggagtttGTCCAGACCTCCCGGGGCAACGACACTGGGACGGAGGTAGAGGagaggatattttggcttggTTTAATCATCTGTCCTCTCATCTGGACGGTGTTCTTCTTCACCTGCCTGTTCTCCCTGAAGATTAAGTGGCTGGTGAGACACACGTTGCTTGCATAACATCTAACATCATTATAACATGTGTCTCAAACGCATCTTGTCCTTCCGTCTTTCTCCCCCAGTATCTGATCGTAGCTAGCATTTCCCTCCAAGCGGCCAACCTCTATGGATTTCTTCGCTGCAAGGCGGTGGGACAAGATGGCCGGCCTCCAGACTCGCGCTCTTTCACGGGACGGCACCTCCTGCAGCGCGTGAGTGACGGACTGAAGCGTTTGACGTGTTGAGTTCTCCTGTTAACATGTCACTGTCACGAGCTCTCAAATAATTTTGTCCTCTTGCAGCCAGACATCATCTTCGGGATACTATGAAGATGACCTCCTCCActagtgtgcgtgtgcgtgtgcgtgtgcgtgtgcgtgtgcgtgtgtgtgtgtgtgtgtgtgtgtgtgtgtgtgtgtgtgtgtgtgtgtgtttgtgtgtgtgtgtgagtgagtgagtgtgtgtgtgtgtgtgctatacATTGAGCTGCCTCATCTCCAGAGTTTACACAAACTTCATCTACTTGAATGGCTTTGTGCCTTTGTTTCATGCTGCTGACTACTCACATGTTGCCCATGGACTATTATGCCAATAAAAGTCAAGATGAGTGCATTTTTACCAGTTAATTATTGTTGAGGTTTTACTACATCTCATATTTGCAGAAGCAGTTTTTTAAACAGCTCGTATATAAGCAGTATATCCAGAGTGTGATTTTCTTGCTCTTTGTCTTGGTTTCGGTTAAACGTCTTTGTGGCACATCTCTTTGTTGAAAGGGCTCCATGACCCGTGCCCAAAAATAAACCAAGGAGCTAAATCTGATATAAGCTAAGCTAGTATTATCACCCATTAAGACATTTGACTTCGGTGGAGGGAGACAAGGCAGCCTCTGTGTGCGCCATGATGAAAATGGCTCTCCCTGTTCTCCGGGCCGCTCTATTGAAATTGTTCCGGCGCACCTTTTGAAAGAGTCGACAGAAAATGCTGATCACGTCTCAGGATGCAACACATGTGAACAAACAAGTGACCATTAAAAGGCTTGGTGAAAACGTGCAGTGTGTGATCTGCAGGAGTCCGACATGTGGCAGGCTGAGTCTCGGGGCTTCGGTGGACCACGTGGAGGATAAATCAGCAACAGATCATGAACAACAGGGGGAAGAAAAATGGGAATCATGTTTGCCttgaaaactataaaaaatTCATTTCAAGAATAAATGTTCATTAGGATTCTTGGTCTTGAAGCTGGATGCTGTGAAACGTTGAGCTTTCTGTATTCCAACTGAAATCTGTGATTCTCTGATTAAACCACTAAGCACTTAAAGTTCTGTTCGCTTCACTAAAATTACATTTCCGGAGACAACGAGAAGCCTGTAACCCACATTCATGATCTCCATTCAGCCATTGTTTGCTGTAAACGTGGCTCAGAGACTTGACCACACGACATGACCCTCGTGTGGTTTTGTTGGTCCCAGTTAAAAGaaaacgtttttatttattacagatTTGGAGGAAACTGTTCTGATGACTCTTGGCTGTGGCTCCTGAGCTCATGGCCAACACTTGCCTCAGACCTCAAAGATCCTTTATGTGTGAAGATGGTTCACCCCTTCAGCTAGTCTGTGAAAACCCTGCGTAACAGAGAAGGGCGGGAAGTCGTTCTTGTGCTTATCTAAATTTACAGCAGCCTACTGGCAGGAGGGAGATGCTAACCTGCaatgatataataaaatatgaatgtaatttaACTCAGTCAGGCTGCCAATTTGTGGCAGTGCTGCCTTTTACACATTTGTGATTTCTGTGCTAAATGGTGAAATTGGATGAGCCTCAACCATGGGGATTACACAGCAGTGGAGCAACACAGGGAGTTACGTGGAATTGCAGAAGAGGTGTATAAGGTTGAGCTGGATTCTTGCAGAGAATAGGAGAAGTGAAAATCTATCAAAATGGATTGAGAGACCTTGGAAGTTCAGATGCAACCATTTTATATTAAGGATTTACTCTAGAAATAGTACATCACAATCCAGACTGACAAGTTTTCAAGTCCATTCAAGAGAAATGATAGATACACAGTttaaaagataagataataaataaaataagataagcaTGCCAGTATAGGCTTCATATGTGTATTCAGCTTGAATGGCTCATAGCTACCTACAGATTATTGTCTTGTTCTCATAGTAGAAATAtacaagaaaaagagaaagaggtcTAATCGcaataatatttatttgtcataaagcatagttaaaaataaaaataaaaattcataGACCTTTTACTTGATCCACATCCGCAACAGAATTTacagaaattggtgaaaattagtttttgtataatccttccaaataaaccaacacacaacaagaaatacaaaaaaattatgaTCATCACTGAGATTACATTGTTTTGTCAACTGTTCAAGGTCAATGACAAATTGTCAGTCTCAACTTTTAAACTAACATGGATGACTGCTAAAAAATTTAGTAAATTTGAACTGTTCAGATGAGATTGTTTAgttgatgattaaaaaaaaggctatgtcattattgtttatttatttattagtctTTATTTAACCAGGTTTGTCCCATTGAGATTAAAAATCACTTTTATGAGGGAGACCAGGCCAAGAACAGCAGCAACGGTTTCAACAGTAAAAGCtaccaaacagacaaacacatagaTAAATGACTTTGAAAACCTgatcatataaaacatgaatgtaaacTCATTCAACGTTACAAGGTTTTGAAATTGACTTCCATAATTCAAGTTTAAAAGAAGagataaatacaatttttaccCATAATGGTTTTGTAAATGAACACAAACCAGAGACTgaggcgacacacacacataagggAGAGCAATTTGCTTTTAAGTAGTTATTATGTTAAAGTTATTCCTGCACATACAAGTCGTTATTAGtatcagcagcagctgtcaggCCTGGATCTAGGCTGCTCAGATAGGGGGGGGCGATTAGAGATTTGGGCTGGGCACCTTCACACGGTGGACTTAGTGATGAGCCTTTTTCCAAGTTTTAAAGAACGCGTCACAATATTAAAAGATCAATCCGTCCTTTTTATGAATCAGACatttaaactgcattttacattttaatcaggggatacattttttaaaacccagCTCTATGTCCAACCAGCCATTCAGAAATCAGTAGGTTATGACGGGGCGtatgaaataaacatgattagTAGATTCAAAGTTAAAGTGGACCGATTGGGTGCCCGCTTCTAGATCCGGGCCGGGCAGCAGTAGTAAATGTGAAGGCCTAGTTTAGCAGTGGTGAagaaatcaataattaaaagaagaagaaaaaaaaaataagtctGAGAAAGTAAGTCAGAGTGAGAGGTCTCGCGGAGCGCGGACAACCTCTGGTGCCGGGCGGacgctgtgattggtcagcccACCGCCCCCTGGTCGCGGTATGACGTCAGTGCGGGAGCGGGCTGTGTGACAGTGGAGGAGGCGCGCgagctggaggagaggcagaggctgCAGGAGCGAGGATGGAGCaggagcgaggaagaggagcagcaggagcgaGGAGGAAGAACATCTCCACTGTTCCACAGAGTCCAACATCCAGCATCTGCAGAGATCCACCAGCAGCTGAAGTTCAGGACCCTTTTATCCTGGAAACAGGTAAGAAACGTGCACGGCCACAGGAAGGACGCGCACGGACAACGTTGCATTTTCATGTGTCtcatgcacattttatttttagcattgcatgtttgcatttttagtttatttaaccATATTTATTTCTTGCATTTAATTCCAATCTAAAGGTGATTTGGCCCCTGAACAGACCATAAAAAAACCTTATTCCATAAAGTAgcacaatattattattgtacaCCAGCTCCTCGGCCTGTAACAGTCTGACTACAGGAGCAAATTGGTTCCTGTAATAGCTCGTGCGGATAATCCCCGTGATGTGGAATAATAGTCCAGttttagaagaagaagaagaagaagaagaagtaggcCAATCACAACTCTCATTAAAAGTGGGGATTCGTTGCCCCCCCAGGAGCTTTAAAGAGCCAATGAGAAATTAAagcatcttaaaaaaaaaaagctgctgcttAATTTAGATTcagtagattaaaaaaaaagaagaagaaagaataaaagagGAGCATCAGTGAACCTGCTGCATCAACGAGACGTGTCTTTACTCAGCGTGGTCTCAGGGTCATGGTCATTTCTTTCAGGCCTTTAATTACAAAACAGGCTGTTATCTAAATTTAGCCTCTTATAACAGCTTAAATGTGCATTCTTatgaattttaaaacaatttatgGACATTTTAACGTTATAAAACACCACCAGTCGTTCATTCCTAGTGTTAACACGTCTTTAATTGTATAAAATCCCATTGGAGGTTAGTGttagttatttaatatttctctgAATGTCACATGCAGGGTGTTAAAATGTTAAGGGATAACGCTGCAGAGCAGGTAAGCTGTGTGTTGGTGGAGAGTGCAGGTGGGTGTTtgtcagtgcagctttaacacGTCCAATGTGACCGGCCTctattatatttcaaatttggagtttgacactttttttttctttgtaacttacattttattatgttatattttttctttaataaaatgcACCTGGATGTCAGATGCTAATGCAGAAGCTACAGgccccacacacaaacacacaaatgtttacCAATAAATGCAAAATAGCGTTTTTATTctatgacaataataatattatgaaGGAGGCtttttgaataaagctaattttagacaaatgtaaaaatatatttaggtCGACAGTTATCAGGCCTTAACCAGCGACTTGAACGTTCATTTGAAGCTAAACCAGAAGCACATGTGTTTCTATCCTGACTCTTAATAATTGTAATGaatattttcagtgtttcagttgtTATTAGTGTCTTTCAACACGATGCTGTATTAgatgtaatgttttattctaGGCCTGCTCATGTGTGTTCACCTCTCTCCAGATGACGCCTGCAGCATCACGTCGGTGCACAGAGTGAGGGGAggtctgtttttgtctttggttaTCTAGCTGTATGAGTGTTAAATACCTGTCATAAAGCTAGATAACCGAAAGTAGAAATGACTTCCGTAAAACGTTgtgaaaaggagagagagacagagagagagagagagagagagaaggggagagagagggagagaggacccTTCAGGCTTTAAACCCAACGAGGTGGATCTTCGCTTTCACCACAAAAAggtaagaaaatgttttttttctttattttattttgaaaatttgtaaagaaaatgagcatgaaaataattttaaatggCCTCAAACGTATGTATGGTCAAACCTGGTGTGGAAATATTTGACATAGCATgataatatttcttttttcttttataatagGCATAAACTTTGAGTAGATGGCAGATTTATAAGCAGTGTAATAGTTTGCAGAGCTTTTCCTTTGcataaaaacgtttttttcttgtgtgttaATCACATTCTGCCCTGGAGACGTGTGatagtgtttttttgtaaagaaatccCAAATTcttataaataaaagttaatttcttttttttgtaatttcatgGTGGAAAGACGGAGTTTAAATCTCACCCAGCTTCTCATTTATTGTCTTGTGCTCTTTTAATCTTACTGGTGTTTATTTTCAAGCTGTGTGAATGGCCTGTGAGGGTCCACAGTGAGTAACTGGGCCTGTTTCAGGCTGGTCATGGTGGTTCTGTCCATTCAGACCCTCATGGTGCTGAACAGGTCGCCCAGTGGGTGGAGGAAAATAGCATTGTCCAAAACTTTTTCCATTCCAAGGGATATGACCTGAGATTTAGAAACATCGTCTGAGAATAATTTTGCTGTTATTATGTGAAAAAAGTCTAATAACCTGGTTAATATCCACATCTGTTCAGCAGCAATAGGCCTTaatcacagcagacatgttgGTTTTTAACGATAGCTTCGATCTATTTAAGTGTGCCAGGCCGC comes from the Hippoglossus stenolepis isolate QCI-W04-F060 chromosome 5, HSTE1.2, whole genome shotgun sequence genome and includes:
- the LOC118109779 gene encoding Golgi apparatus membrane protein TVP23 homolog A isoform X1, which gives rise to MADETEDVELDEQERTRGGAVMMRHPVASFFHLFFRVLAIVAYLLCDWISQNFAPCFVLIITLLSFDFWSVKNVTGRLLVGLRWWNQIDEDGRSLWVFEAKKFVQTSRGNDTGTEVEERIFWLGLIICPLIWTVFFFTCLFSLKIKWLYLIVASISLQAANLYGFLRCKAVGQDGRPPDSRSFTGRHLLQRESDMWQAESRGFGGPRGG
- the LOC118109779 gene encoding Golgi apparatus membrane protein TVP23 homolog A isoform X2, translated to MADETEDVELDEQERTRGGAVMMRHPVASFFHLFFRVLAIVAYLLCDWISQNFAPCFVLIITLLSFDFWSVKNVTGRLLVGLRWWNQIDEDGRSLWVFEAKKFVQTSRGNDTGTEVEERIFWLGLIICPLIWTVFFFTCLFSLKIKWLYLIVASISLQAANLYGFLRCKAVGQDGRPPDSRSFTGRHLLQRPDIIFGIL